One genomic window of Candidatus Nitrospira inopinata includes the following:
- a CDS encoding HEAT repeat domain-containing protein, producing MASPTLQDLLDALEDVDDATREEAAKTLADLADPSTRDALITACGDDFWSVRAHAVWGLAKIGGSTTAEAVIGLFNDPIMEVRNRAVEAAVHMGPAILDRLVAALKDERWRVREHAAKALGGIKNAKAVDALIIACRDRDGAVKSAAAEALGKIGEPKAVPALIKLFRDSSKIVRETAGTALVYIGEPSVDALIEGLADKDFVVRCHAARALGGMTTDYQIGRTWVRELKVVDALIAALKDPDRAVREDATIALGMIGDPRAVDALIEAMRDGAVKRHAIASLGMIGDPRALPAVLDALKGKGIKQQGSPTPGCIVSEEALIKEAAATALGQFRNSRVIPDLIMLLKDGVLREKAAAALIVIGDSAIEPLVSFLHDPKASEVEAEMERVLSYASVRLSAQDALRLIVLQTLERLGWTPPDDEKLDVSSSKADNLRVDRPLGVTGRFGPSGDTL from the coding sequence ATGGCCTCTCCTACACTCCAAGACCTGCTGGATGCGCTCGAAGACGTCGATGACGCCACGCGCGAGGAAGCGGCCAAAACGTTGGCGGATCTGGCCGATCCCTCGACGAGGGACGCTTTGATTACCGCCTGCGGCGACGATTTCTGGTCCGTGCGCGCTCACGCCGTTTGGGGCTTGGCGAAGATAGGCGGTTCCACGACGGCCGAAGCCGTCATCGGCCTGTTCAACGACCCCATCATGGAGGTCAGAAACCGAGCGGTCGAAGCGGCCGTCCACATGGGACCCGCCATTCTGGATCGATTGGTTGCCGCCCTCAAGGATGAACGGTGGCGCGTGCGTGAACACGCCGCCAAGGCGTTGGGCGGTATCAAAAATGCCAAGGCCGTCGATGCCTTGATCATCGCCTGCCGAGACCGTGACGGGGCCGTCAAGAGCGCGGCGGCGGAGGCGCTGGGCAAGATCGGCGAGCCCAAAGCCGTCCCCGCCTTGATCAAGCTCTTCCGCGATTCCTCGAAAATCGTGCGCGAGACGGCCGGCACCGCATTGGTGTACATCGGCGAGCCTTCCGTCGATGCCCTGATCGAAGGACTGGCGGACAAGGACTTCGTCGTGCGCTGCCACGCGGCCCGCGCGTTGGGCGGCATGACCACCGACTATCAAATCGGCCGGACCTGGGTACGGGAGCTCAAGGTGGTCGACGCCTTGATCGCCGCCTTGAAGGACCCGGATCGGGCCGTGCGGGAGGATGCCACGATCGCGCTCGGCATGATCGGCGACCCCCGGGCCGTTGACGCCCTGATCGAAGCCATGAGAGACGGCGCCGTCAAGCGGCATGCCATCGCCTCGTTGGGGATGATCGGCGATCCGCGCGCGCTCCCGGCCGTCCTTGACGCGTTGAAGGGCAAGGGAATCAAACAGCAGGGCTCTCCCACCCCCGGCTGCATCGTGAGCGAAGAAGCCCTCATCAAGGAAGCCGCGGCGACGGCGCTCGGCCAATTCCGCAATTCCCGGGTGATCCCCGATCTGATCATGTTGCTGAAGGACGGTGTCTTGCGGGAGAAAGCGGCGGCGGCGTTGATCGTCATCGGGGATTCGGCCATCGAACCGCTGGTATCGTTTCTCCATGATCCGAAGGCGTCGGAAGTCGAAGCGGAAATGGAACGGGTGCTCTCCTACGCCTCGGTACGTCTGAGCGCCCAGGACGCGCTGAGGCTGATCGTGCTCCAGACGTTGGAACGGCTCGGCTGGACCCCGCCGGACGACGAAAAACTGGACGTCAGTTCCAGCAAGGCGGACAACCTCCGCGTCGATCGCCCGTTGGGTGTCACCGGCCGATTCGGACCGTCGGGCGACACTCTCTGA
- a CDS encoding thiol-disulfide oxidoreductase DCC family protein, which yields MDQGQAIRIPSEWAEHERIILFDGVCRWCVKWVGFVIRHDPLGRFKFAPLQSGPAQQLLATLGLPTQNFETFLLVEQGRIYTKSAAALRVAKQLSGLVSLLYLCILIPRPFRDALYEYVARHRYRWMGNSETCPISPSSPSPSGRFL from the coding sequence ATGGACCAGGGGCAAGCCATCCGCATTCCCTCCGAGTGGGCCGAGCATGAGCGGATCATTCTGTTCGACGGAGTCTGCCGTTGGTGTGTGAAGTGGGTGGGATTCGTGATCCGGCATGACCCGCTGGGACGATTCAAATTTGCCCCGCTTCAATCAGGTCCCGCGCAACAGCTCCTGGCTACCCTTGGACTCCCCACGCAAAACTTTGAAACATTTCTGCTTGTGGAACAGGGACGGATCTATACCAAGTCCGCCGCCGCCCTCCGGGTGGCAAAACAGTTGTCTGGGCTCGTTTCTTTGCTGTATCTCTGCATCCTGATCCCCCGCCCCTTCCGCGACGCCCTGTACGAGTATGTGGCCCGCCATCGGTATCGGTGGATGGGGAACTCTGAAACATGTCCCATCTCACCCTCATCCCCATCACCCTCAGGTCGATTTCTCTAA
- a CDS encoding LVIVD repeat-containing protein, translating to MSDQRITTLRNRPTSLAVALVGLLGAAAPAVHAYEVWVTDQSDTGKESGGYLHIYDGAKLAADPSSAKLVQTIDFAGAIGTFCEEATKKAVRRPHMVFFNAKQDHVILSFLSGHVLFMDAATKKPEACLLVGKNAHAAWPTPNENMAITANIADKKFIRIWTDYAARRYWFDPAKDVLDLTAVEGGELPDTAPICPITESSSRYAFVTLRGGGLLVIDVTATPLKVVATLNNHQIEPAGCGGIESGGTMYINSGGGWPVAPLSYYIYALDLTNLPHSISAKLVSHREGRFADSHGMASVGRYVWSADRAGNDIEIIDTFSNLSVGSIDLVTDANRDPAPDLMDVSPDGRYVFVALRGSSPLTGDHKDAHNAQGLVPGVGVIEVEQEGRSGRYKGQTTVSNLKDGKETADPHGIAVRK from the coding sequence ATGAGCGATCAAAGAATCACGACATTGCGAAATCGTCCGACGAGTCTTGCCGTGGCGCTGGTCGGATTGTTGGGGGCGGCTGCGCCGGCCGTCCACGCGTATGAAGTCTGGGTGACCGATCAATCGGACACGGGGAAGGAAAGCGGAGGCTATCTGCATATCTATGATGGAGCCAAGCTGGCCGCCGATCCTTCGTCTGCCAAGCTGGTTCAGACCATCGATTTTGCCGGAGCCATCGGCACGTTTTGCGAAGAGGCCACGAAGAAGGCCGTTCGCCGTCCCCACATGGTGTTTTTCAATGCCAAGCAGGACCATGTGATCCTGTCGTTTTTAAGCGGCCACGTGCTCTTCATGGACGCGGCGACGAAAAAGCCGGAGGCCTGTCTCCTGGTCGGCAAAAACGCCCATGCGGCCTGGCCGACGCCAAATGAGAACATGGCCATCACCGCCAACATCGCCGACAAGAAGTTTATTCGGATCTGGACGGATTATGCCGCTCGTCGATACTGGTTCGATCCTGCCAAGGACGTGCTGGATCTTACTGCGGTTGAGGGAGGGGAACTGCCCGACACGGCTCCGATCTGCCCGATCACCGAGTCTTCAAGCCGCTATGCCTTTGTGACCTTGCGCGGCGGAGGATTGCTGGTGATCGATGTGACGGCGACGCCGCTCAAGGTCGTGGCGACGTTGAACAACCATCAGATTGAGCCGGCCGGCTGCGGCGGCATCGAGTCCGGCGGCACGATGTATATCAATTCCGGGGGCGGCTGGCCCGTGGCGCCGTTGTCATATTACATCTACGCGCTTGATCTCACGAACCTGCCGCACTCGATCTCGGCCAAGCTGGTCTCACATCGAGAGGGTCGGTTTGCCGACTCCCATGGCATGGCGTCGGTGGGGCGGTACGTGTGGAGCGCGGATCGAGCGGGCAACGATATTGAGATCATCGACACGTTCAGCAATCTGAGCGTGGGATCGATCGACTTGGTGACGGACGCCAACAGAGACCCGGCGCCTGATTTGATGGATGTTTCTCCAGACGGCCGGTATGTATTCGTGGCCCTGCGAGGTTCCAGCCCGCTGACCGGGGACCACAAGGATGCCCACAATGCTCAGGGACTGGTGCCCGGTGTCGGGGTGATCGAAGTGGAACAGGAGGGACGAAGCGGCCGTTACAAGGGCCAGACGACGGTTTCGAATCTGAAAGACGGCAAAGAAACCGCCGATCCGCACGGGATTGCGGTGAGAAAGTAA
- a CDS encoding HEAT repeat domain-containing protein: protein MDDPVTQQIAALTDHDWTVREDAAARLGRLKDPRAIEPLVATLRDPDRSVREAAIEALLAIGAPSTTALSACLADPNLSIQEAASKILASIADARALDQLLPALRSPDWIVRMHAAKALGRIKDAGSVRSLVPLLQDGVKAVREEASAALAAIGDAAIPSLLSALTHRDWLVRLHAVESLGAVKSPEAVPSLIAMVFNDTDCAVREDAVRALGAIGDPRAVEPLAFVVTKEPKLRVPAIEALGRIGDRRAVPVLIEAARGTMELAATQALTGCGDRWDPAIPERAAAVRALGMIGDDAAIPTLTAALTSAATRAEAAEALTRFGAKAVPHLLSVLKDSQDDSVHQAVKKILASAGRLARGGQETAEPSSSRNSL, encoded by the coding sequence ATGGACGACCCCGTGACCCAACAGATTGCCGCCCTCACGGACCATGACTGGACCGTCCGTGAAGACGCCGCGGCCCGGTTGGGCCGACTGAAGGACCCGCGCGCGATCGAGCCGCTTGTCGCGACCCTTCGCGATCCGGATCGCTCCGTGCGGGAAGCCGCGATTGAAGCCCTGCTGGCCATCGGCGCTCCCTCGACGACCGCGCTGAGCGCCTGTCTTGCCGATCCGAACCTTTCGATCCAGGAGGCGGCGTCGAAAATTCTGGCCTCGATCGCCGACGCCCGCGCGTTGGATCAGCTTCTACCGGCCCTGCGCAGCCCCGACTGGATCGTCCGTATGCACGCGGCCAAGGCCCTCGGGCGCATCAAAGACGCCGGTTCGGTCCGATCGCTGGTGCCGCTGCTCCAGGACGGCGTGAAAGCGGTGCGGGAGGAAGCTTCGGCGGCCTTGGCCGCGATCGGCGACGCCGCAATACCCTCCCTGCTCTCGGCGTTGACTCATCGGGATTGGCTTGTCCGCCTGCACGCGGTGGAATCGTTGGGAGCCGTCAAATCGCCGGAGGCGGTGCCGTCGCTCATTGCAATGGTTTTCAACGATACCGACTGCGCCGTTCGTGAAGACGCCGTTCGGGCCTTGGGCGCCATTGGAGATCCAAGGGCCGTCGAACCGTTGGCGTTCGTGGTTACAAAAGAACCGAAACTCCGTGTCCCGGCGATCGAAGCCTTGGGACGCATCGGGGATCGGCGGGCCGTGCCGGTATTGATCGAAGCGGCCCGAGGCACGATGGAGCTGGCCGCGACACAGGCGTTGACAGGTTGCGGCGACCGGTGGGATCCGGCCATCCCGGAGCGAGCGGCGGCCGTGCGCGCGTTAGGCATGATCGGCGACGACGCCGCGATCCCGACCTTGACGGCAGCCCTGACCTCCGCCGCCACGCGAGCGGAAGCCGCCGAAGCCTTGACCCGATTCGGAGCCAAGGCGGTACCCCATTTGCTTTCCGTGCTGAAGGACTCACAAGACGATTCCGTGCACCAAGCGGTGAAGAAAATTCTTGCGTCGGCGGGCCGGCTTGCTCGCGGCGGACAGGAAACGGCCGAGCCGTCATCATCAAGGAATTCCCTGTGA
- a CDS encoding HEAT repeat domain-containing protein: MAKVSIETLVSELVHEEEWRRMRATAACVRGGPRAVQALIEALRSGSPELKREAAVMLARLRDPAAGIALVRLLEDEDDAVREAGAAALEQMAGVLGTDTAAELVALLPITGDEVSRRRLTHLIGAIPTAVAPLCAMLKHQDPNRQIAAATILDHLLDPRSIDALIDAMGQPAIRDLAVETLKKLGAVRDRIDQAFNALREVEGPVEREEARMATVIDLLHIGRPGVEILLEYLEDEDWLVREAAADLLGKIGDVRAVEPLMRRLERDKDTGVKELAIKSLGLIGDARPIRLYLEAIPIRPLRVSAMEALAKIKDVEALRPHKDLFDQLRADRDGLVAYNAGLIADKLAALAEPESRGGEGTREDDE, encoded by the coding sequence ATGGCGAAGGTGTCGATCGAAACCCTGGTCTCGGAACTCGTCCACGAAGAGGAGTGGCGACGGATGCGGGCGACGGCGGCCTGTGTCCGCGGCGGGCCTCGTGCCGTGCAGGCGCTGATCGAGGCGCTCCGATCCGGCTCCCCGGAATTGAAACGGGAAGCGGCGGTCATGTTGGCCCGACTCAGAGATCCTGCCGCGGGCATCGCGCTGGTCCGCTTGCTGGAAGACGAGGACGATGCCGTTCGTGAGGCGGGCGCCGCGGCGCTGGAGCAGATGGCCGGAGTGCTTGGAACGGATACGGCCGCCGAGCTGGTGGCTCTGCTTCCCATCACCGGCGACGAAGTTTCCAGACGGCGCCTGACACACTTGATCGGCGCCATTCCCACCGCCGTGGCACCGCTGTGTGCAATGCTGAAACACCAGGACCCGAACAGGCAAATTGCGGCGGCGACGATCCTGGATCACCTGTTGGATCCCCGTTCCATCGACGCCCTGATCGACGCGATGGGACAGCCGGCGATTCGGGATCTCGCCGTCGAGACCTTAAAAAAATTGGGCGCCGTTCGCGATCGAATCGACCAAGCGTTCAACGCGCTGCGTGAAGTCGAGGGCCCCGTCGAGCGAGAAGAAGCCCGGATGGCTACGGTGATCGATCTCCTCCACATCGGACGACCGGGCGTCGAGATTCTCCTTGAATATCTCGAGGACGAGGATTGGCTGGTGCGCGAGGCGGCGGCGGATTTGCTCGGAAAAATCGGGGACGTGCGCGCCGTCGAACCGCTCATGAGACGGCTCGAACGCGACAAGGATACCGGCGTGAAAGAGCTGGCCATCAAATCGCTGGGGCTGATCGGAGACGCGAGGCCGATTCGCCTGTACCTGGAGGCGATTCCCATCCGGCCGCTGCGGGTATCCGCCATGGAGGCCTTGGCCAAGATCAAGGACGTGGAGGCCCTGCGCCCGCACAAGGATCTGTTTGATCAATTGAGAGCGGACCGCGACGGATTAGTCGCTTACAATGCGGGGCTCATCGCTGATAAACTGGCCGCCTTGGCGGAGCCGGAAAGTCGGGGCGGGGAAGGGACGCGGGAAGACGATGAGTGA
- a CDS encoding HEAT repeat domain-containing protein, with the protein MSENAKSDRIDQLLSALRDDNEALRDHAIAGLGQAGPEAIPRLIGLMADEDAVIREAAAGAVVRIGPAAVEPMLEALRDDEWAVREQAASALGKLKDPRAVEPLVAALRDKDGAVRTAAVWALERIGDARAVPGLIDALGDGTLREDVARVLKKIGDVRAVEALIDCLAGANWMVRRHAADALGRIGDPRGIVPLIEALKDEDWLVRRNAAESLARLHATEAVEPLLPLLEDENALVQETVEAVLASLGWKPPAERPETYTQ; encoded by the coding sequence ATGAGTGAGAACGCGAAATCGGATCGAATCGACCAACTTCTTTCGGCCTTGCGGGACGACAACGAAGCCTTGCGAGACCATGCGATCGCCGGCCTCGGACAGGCCGGCCCCGAGGCCATTCCGCGCCTGATCGGGTTGATGGCCGATGAAGATGCCGTGATCCGAGAAGCGGCCGCCGGCGCTGTCGTCAGAATCGGACCGGCGGCGGTCGAGCCCATGCTGGAAGCTCTGCGGGACGACGAATGGGCGGTGAGGGAACAGGCGGCATCGGCCCTCGGCAAGCTCAAGGACCCTCGCGCGGTCGAACCGTTGGTGGCCGCCCTGCGCGACAAGGATGGAGCGGTGCGAACGGCGGCCGTCTGGGCGTTGGAGCGGATCGGCGACGCCAGAGCCGTCCCCGGCCTGATCGACGCGCTGGGTGACGGAACCCTGAGGGAAGACGTCGCGCGGGTGCTCAAGAAAATCGGCGATGTCCGCGCAGTGGAGGCGCTGATCGACTGTCTGGCCGGCGCGAATTGGATGGTCCGCCGGCACGCGGCGGACGCCCTGGGACGCATCGGCGACCCGCGCGGGATCGTCCCCCTGATTGAAGCGCTGAAAGACGAGGACTGGCTGGTTCGCCGCAACGCCGCCGAATCCCTGGCCCGCCTCCATGCGACGGAAGCGGTCGAGCCGCTGCTGCCGCTCTTGGAAGATGAGAACGCTCTCGTGCAAGAAACGGTCGAGGCCGTCTTAGCCAGTCTCGGCTGGAAGCCTCCCGCTGAAAGACCGGAAACCTACACACAGTAA
- a CDS encoding HEAT repeat domain-containing protein, translating into MPEETPMTLIQITPKGGERKDGFNLVTERVVAVNPEAKQVEVELLAYDGKTVVLDVADEALEDLKKLKAGDGATIRVVEEGGKRIAKSFRIRPKDPNAAKADAMLLDLKDPHWLNRKYAAEVLGELKDPRAVDPLVEALTDEVGDVRQRAYDSLIKIGGPSVPSLIPLLVSEEDEIRQAATEILRKIGKPAVEPLATALADADDRLKTRILKVLDRMGYKPKSSKSDATVELPRLT; encoded by the coding sequence ATGCCGGAAGAAACTCCCATGACACTGATTCAAATCACGCCCAAGGGCGGAGAGAGAAAAGACGGATTCAACCTGGTGACCGAACGGGTGGTGGCGGTCAATCCCGAAGCCAAGCAGGTGGAAGTCGAATTGCTGGCCTACGACGGCAAGACCGTCGTGCTGGACGTGGCGGACGAAGCGCTCGAAGATCTCAAGAAACTCAAGGCGGGCGACGGCGCCACCATCCGCGTGGTGGAAGAAGGCGGAAAACGCATCGCCAAGAGCTTCAGGATTCGCCCCAAGGATCCCAACGCGGCCAAGGCCGACGCCATGTTGCTGGACCTGAAAGATCCGCACTGGCTCAACCGCAAATACGCCGCCGAAGTGCTGGGCGAGCTGAAAGATCCGCGGGCCGTCGATCCCTTGGTCGAAGCGTTGACGGACGAGGTGGGGGATGTCCGGCAACGGGCTTATGACTCGTTGATCAAGATCGGCGGACCGTCGGTTCCCTCTCTCATTCCCCTGCTGGTATCGGAAGAGGATGAGATTCGGCAGGCCGCGACGGAGATTCTCCGCAAGATCGGCAAACCGGCGGTCGAACCCCTGGCTACTGCGCTCGCCGACGCGGACGACCGGCTGAAGACCAGGATTCTGAAAGTCCTGGACCGGATGGGCTATAAGCCCAAATCGTCGAAGAGTGACGCGACGGTGGAGTTGCCCCGCTTGACGTAG